In one window of Dissulfurirhabdus thermomarina DNA:
- a CDS encoding sensor histidine kinase — MRALKGRGPWGGRPRTLLVGALGRAGAAFWAVADSVPIRVKIIGMVLGTACLVGSFATVHVYRVMSRQVSEHLREMSRAVAGELSAHAGDFILVNDIYGLDRLLREARANRPDLRYAFVLDPGGQVLVHTFEGGFPHDLLRVRHRAKDAGTIRFLTNEGSVWDTAVPISGGAAGILRVGISERRSRAVIHFLVRDLLLTTLLVMAGGVLLSGLLTWVLTRPLKSLAEAARRIQVGDYSARVREFSRDEAGRLISAFNEMAERLEAAEAERAGREALRRELMGRVLVAQEEERARIARELHDQVGQSIASLMVELKVLQGVAGCEAARAGVERLRHTLTRELEGIHRLSVELRPPVLDDLGLAAALDLYVTEFMEQHGIEVDFTPIGVEEGRLPAPVEIGVYRIIQEALTNVVRHAEARRVTVILERRAGRIRGVVEDDGTGFVPGKVRGGRVGLYGMEERAQLLGGRLHVDSEPGRGTMVVLDVPLPGGAG; from the coding sequence GTGCGAGCGCTGAAGGGCCGAGGTCCTTGGGGCGGCCGCCCGAGGACCCTCCTGGTGGGGGCCCTGGGCCGGGCGGGGGCCGCCTTTTGGGCCGTGGCCGATTCGGTTCCCATCCGCGTCAAGATCATCGGGATGGTGCTGGGAACCGCTTGCCTGGTGGGGTCCTTCGCTACGGTGCACGTCTACCGGGTCATGTCCCGGCAGGTCTCGGAGCACCTGCGGGAGATGAGCCGTGCCGTGGCCGGGGAACTGTCGGCCCACGCGGGAGATTTCATCCTGGTCAACGACATCTATGGTCTCGACCGGTTGCTCCGGGAGGCCCGGGCCAACCGGCCCGATCTCCGCTATGCCTTCGTCCTGGACCCGGGCGGCCAGGTCCTCGTTCATACATTCGAGGGCGGATTTCCGCATGACCTCCTTCGCGTCCGGCACCGGGCGAAGGACGCGGGCACGATCCGTTTCCTCACCAACGAGGGCAGCGTGTGGGATACCGCCGTGCCGATTTCCGGCGGGGCGGCCGGGATCCTCCGGGTGGGCATATCGGAACGTCGATCCCGGGCGGTCATCCACTTTCTCGTTCGGGACCTCCTGCTGACCACGCTCCTGGTCATGGCAGGCGGGGTCCTGCTCTCGGGGCTCCTGACCTGGGTCCTCACGCGGCCCCTGAAGTCCTTGGCGGAGGCCGCCCGCCGTATCCAGGTGGGGGACTACTCCGCCCGGGTCAGGGAGTTTTCCCGGGACGAGGCCGGGCGGCTCATCTCGGCCTTCAACGAGATGGCCGAGCGGCTCGAGGCCGCCGAGGCCGAGAGGGCCGGCCGGGAGGCACTCCGCCGGGAGCTCATGGGGCGCGTCCTCGTGGCCCAGGAGGAGGAACGGGCCAGGATCGCCCGGGAACTGCATGACCAGGTGGGGCAGTCGATCGCCTCGCTCATGGTGGAACTCAAGGTGCTCCAGGGCGTGGCCGGGTGCGAGGCGGCCCGGGCGGGGGTGGAGCGGCTCCGCCATACCCTTACCCGGGAACTCGAGGGGATCCATCGCCTTTCCGTGGAGCTGCGGCCGCCCGTCCTGGACGACCTGGGTCTGGCCGCGGCCCTGGATCTGTACGTGACCGAATTCATGGAGCAGCACGGGATAGAGGTGGATTTCACTCCCATCGGCGTGGAAGAGGGGCGCCTGCCCGCCCCGGTGGAGATCGGGGTCTACCGGATCATCCAGGAGGCCCTCACCAACGTGGTGCGGCATGCGGAGGCCCGCCGGGTCACGGTCATCCTGGAACGCCGGGCCGGGCGGATCCGCGGCGTGGTGGAGGACGACGGAACCGGCTTCGTGCCCGGGAAGGTCCGCGGCGGCCGGGTCGGCCTCTACGGGATGGAGGAGCGGGCCCAGCTCCTGGGCGGGCGGTTGCACGTGGACAGCGAGCCGGGCAGGGGGACCATGGTGGTGCTGGATGTTCCCTTGCCGGGAGGGGCGGGATGA
- a CDS encoding response regulator transcription factor: MTERLTVAIVDDHAILRAGLRLLLEAAPDMEVVGEAGEAGEALSMIRDARPDVVLLDISLPGTSGLELVSRIRSLSPDSRILILTMHEDTRYLERALEEGAAGFLLKKAMDVELLLGIRTVARGEPFIHSSMVAGLLGAVQRRPRAEATEDGRDRALWGTLSPREQEVMTAVAHGHTSREIADRHHLSEKTVATYRSRAMAKLGISSRAELVDLVLRLGLMDRPSA; this comes from the coding sequence ATGACGGAGCGGCTCACCGTGGCCATAGTGGACGACCATGCCATCCTCCGGGCCGGGCTCCGCCTGCTCCTGGAGGCCGCGCCGGACATGGAGGTGGTAGGGGAGGCCGGGGAGGCCGGCGAGGCGCTGTCCATGATCCGGGACGCGCGACCGGACGTGGTGCTCCTGGACATCTCCCTCCCCGGGACGAGCGGCCTGGAACTCGTCTCGAGGATCCGTTCCCTCTCTCCCGATTCCCGGATCTTGATCCTCACCATGCACGAGGACACCCGCTATCTCGAGCGGGCCCTGGAGGAGGGCGCGGCCGGGTTCCTCCTCAAGAAGGCCATGGACGTCGAGCTGCTCCTGGGGATCCGGACCGTGGCGCGGGGGGAGCCCTTCATCCACTCCAGCATGGTCGCCGGGCTGCTCGGCGCGGTCCAGCGGCGGCCCCGGGCGGAGGCCACCGAGGACGGGCGGGATCGGGCCCTCTGGGGCACCCTGAGCCCCAGGGAGCAGGAGGTCATGACGGCCGTGGCCCACGGCCATACCAGCCGGGAGATCGCGGACCGGCACCACCTGAGCGAGAAGACGGTGGCCACCTACCGGTCCCGGGCCATGGCCAAGCTGGGGATCTCCAGCAGGGCCGAGCTCGTGGACTTGGTGCTCCGCCTGGGGCTCATGGACCGCCCGTCGGCCTGA
- a CDS encoding 4Fe-4S dicluster domain-containing protein, which produces MAFMDIEPQEIRRRMTEDLRRALAKPMNERHWVMVLDLAKCVGCTACTTACVAENHLPPGVVYRPVIEREIGRYPNVRKTFMPRPCMQCDNPPCVKVCPAHATWKRPDGIVEIDYDKCIGCRYCINACPYSARTFDKGFYYSDGTPYIPDYEKKPAFEYGRTWPRRNRHDSPAGNARKCTFCLHRIDKGLLPACVTTCLGDATYFGDSNDPDSLVSRLIASPRVMRLKAEFGTRPSTYYLV; this is translated from the coding sequence ATGGCATTCATGGACATCGAACCCCAGGAAATTCGGCGGCGGATGACGGAGGACCTCAGGCGGGCCCTCGCCAAGCCCATGAACGAGCGGCACTGGGTCATGGTCCTGGACCTGGCCAAGTGCGTGGGCTGCACGGCCTGCACCACGGCCTGCGTGGCCGAGAACCACCTCCCGCCGGGTGTGGTCTACCGGCCCGTCATTGAGCGGGAGATCGGCCGGTATCCCAACGTTCGAAAGACCTTCATGCCCCGCCCGTGCATGCAGTGTGACAATCCGCCGTGCGTCAAGGTCTGCCCGGCCCACGCCACCTGGAAGCGGCCCGACGGCATCGTGGAGATCGACTACGACAAGTGCATCGGGTGCCGCTACTGCATCAATGCCTGCCCCTACTCCGCCAGGACCTTCGACAAGGGCTTCTACTACAGCGATGGCACCCCGTACATCCCGGACTACGAAAAGAAACCCGCCTTCGAGTACGGCAGGACGTGGCCCAGGCGAAACCGCCACGATTCCCCGGCGGGCAACGCCCGAAAGTGCACCTTCTGCCTTCACCGGATCGACAAGGGGCTCTTGCCCGCCTGCGTCACCACCTGTCTCGGGGACGCCACCTACTTCGGCGATTCCAACGACCCGGACAGCCTCGTCTCCCGCCTGATCGCCTCGCCCCGGGTGATGCGGCTCAAGGCGGAGTTCGGGACCCGTCCGAGCACCTATTACCTGGTATAG
- the nrfD gene encoding NrfD/PsrC family molybdoenzyme membrane anchor subunit, with protein MKKRLNGLAWLLASVGFVIGLYGLYQRFTLGHRMADYGSYIPWGLWVAAYIYFIGLSAGSFLLSTLVYVARIERLEKIGKLSLFTAFACLVGALISIWLDLGHEFRVYRVVLHPNFRSMMSWMGILYSSYFLIILVELWFAMRVDLIAAGRGQGASAALARVVALGSTDTSDSAVERDRRILKVLGSIGVPLAIAFHGGVGALFGVVGARTYWHSGLTPIAFLVGALASGGALLAAIVYVWGPDRDGPAFEDMMRFLGKVVLAIVLLDLLLEVSEFFVGLYSEIPDEAIPIRAVLFGSRWYVFWVVHIFFGVLVPVWLLFRNAVLRRTGEGGRAAGAVALAGFLVAVTFMAVRLNIVIPAQINPEIAGLEYAFTGPGLKYTYLPTLGEWLVTVWVSSFSVLLFLVGYKLLPIVGRDDREVA; from the coding sequence ATGAAAAAGCGGTTGAACGGCTTGGCCTGGCTGCTGGCCTCGGTTGGTTTCGTGATCGGCCTCTACGGCCTCTACCAGCGCTTCACCCTCGGTCACCGCATGGCCGATTACGGCTCCTACATCCCGTGGGGCCTCTGGGTGGCGGCCTACATCTACTTCATCGGTCTCTCCGCCGGGTCTTTCCTCCTGTCCACGCTGGTCTACGTGGCCCGGATCGAGCGCCTGGAGAAGATCGGCAAGCTGTCCCTCTTCACCGCCTTCGCCTGCCTGGTGGGTGCCCTGATCTCCATCTGGCTGGACCTGGGCCACGAGTTCCGCGTGTACCGGGTGGTCCTCCACCCGAACTTCCGGTCCATGATGTCGTGGATGGGCATCCTGTATTCGAGCTATTTCCTGATCATCCTGGTGGAACTCTGGTTTGCCATGCGGGTGGACCTCATCGCCGCCGGAAGGGGGCAGGGGGCCTCGGCGGCCCTGGCCAGGGTGGTGGCCCTCGGTTCCACGGACACCTCGGACTCGGCCGTGGAGAGGGACCGGCGGATCCTGAAGGTCCTGGGCTCCATCGGGGTCCCCCTGGCCATCGCCTTCCACGGCGGCGTCGGCGCCCTCTTCGGGGTGGTCGGCGCCCGGACATACTGGCACAGCGGCCTGACCCCCATCGCCTTCCTGGTGGGGGCACTGGCGTCGGGCGGCGCCCTCCTGGCCGCCATCGTCTACGTGTGGGGACCCGACCGGGACGGCCCGGCCTTCGAGGACATGATGCGGTTCTTGGGCAAGGTGGTCCTGGCCATCGTCCTGCTGGACCTGCTCCTCGAGGTCTCGGAGTTCTTCGTCGGCCTCTACTCGGAGATCCCCGACGAGGCCATTCCGATCCGGGCGGTGCTCTTCGGGTCCCGGTGGTACGTCTTCTGGGTGGTGCACATCTTCTTCGGGGTCCTGGTGCCGGTGTGGCTGCTCTTCCGAAACGCCGTGCTCCGCCGTACCGGGGAAGGGGGGCGTGCCGCGGGCGCCGTGGCCCTGGCCGGGTTCTTGGTGGCCGTCACCTTCATGGCGGTACGGCTGAACATCGTCATCCCGGCCCAGATCAACCCCGAGATCGCCGGCCTCGAGTATGCCTTCACGGGGCCGGGCCTCAAGTACACCTACCTGCCCACCCTCGGCGAATGGTTGGTGACCGTATGGGTCTCGTCCTTCTCCGTGTTGCTCTTCCTCGTCGGGTACAAGCTGCTGCCAATCGTGGGCCGCGATGATCGGGAGGTTGCCTGA
- a CDS encoding molybdopterin-dependent oxidoreductase — protein sequence MSAKDRNGKVDRYDTMEVDGRRIRLSRRGFLKSTAFLGGLAAASGLPGFDAWGGKRGGRRHLAANAYPFDRPEGVIYTCCLQCHTACTIKAKVLDGVMVKVDGNPYSPMNMNPHLPYTMKPQDAVVFDGRLCSKGQAGVQTLYDPYRIRKVLKRKPGSRRGENKWVTIDFDKAVDEIVNGGDLFGEGKVPGLKDLFAVRDPAVMKELKADAAAVARGDMTAADFRKKHRARLDLLIDPEHPDLGPVNNQFVFLAGRIEHGRKEFSQRWLKNAFGSVNWYEHTTVCEQSHHIAYNEMTSRYKGGKWHPVLKEYREDYGGGKHHMKPDVPNCEFVIFFGTSPFEANFGPTNWTSYITNAQAKRNFRFAVVDSRLSKTAAKANYWVPVRPGGDAPLALGMLRWIIENGRYNEAYLRAANRAAAAANGDTTWTNATHLVRLSGDGKRGVKLLRGDECKLCGEHSFMVSVGGRLRPFDPYAEKGEPLVGDLFAEGEVNGVRYKTAFALLRDLVMERSLEQWAEAAGVPVKQVVALAREFTSHGRRAVADLYRGPVQHTNGYYNGQAILTLNLMVGNGDWKGGLMVGGGHWHEDGSKKGQPFPVKKGLHPGKVGSFGVTLSREKWHYEDTTLFRRHGYPARRTWYPYTGNVYQEVIPSAADGYPYPIKALFLHKGTPAFSVPGANATIETLRDPKKIPLVFADDIVIGETSMYADYIFPDTAIWERWGLPHLTPAVPTRGSKVRQPAVAPLVETCTVFGVEQPISMEALMLAIAERLGLPGYGRDGFGPGLDFRTREDFYLKMVANIAYGDKGGKDKVPPAGTGEMEIFRKARRHLAGTVFDEKRWKAAVGGGEDLWRRVVYVLNRGGRFEGAEKAYEGARMHHRFASQFNLFVEHVALGRHSMTGENFSGLPIFEPVRDAAGRVVTTGDDYPFQLFTYKLILGGQSRTISNYWTMVSEQERNYVQMNRSDGRRLGLRDGDLVRLEGPSNSRGRIPLLDSEFKEVVGVVRLEEGIRPGTVVASWSYGHWAYGSRDVTVDGALVKGDPRRGAGLCPNAVMMVDPAVRNMCLSDPIGGSCSFYDSWVRVVKV from the coding sequence ATGTCCGCCAAAGATCGCAATGGAAAAGTCGACCGCTACGACACCATGGAGGTGGACGGGCGGAGGATCCGCCTGAGCCGCCGGGGTTTCCTGAAGAGCACCGCCTTCCTGGGCGGGCTCGCCGCCGCCTCCGGGCTGCCCGGGTTCGATGCCTGGGGCGGCAAGCGCGGGGGACGGCGGCATCTCGCTGCCAACGCCTATCCCTTCGACCGGCCGGAAGGCGTGATCTATACCTGCTGCCTCCAGTGCCACACGGCTTGTACCATCAAGGCCAAGGTCCTGGACGGGGTCATGGTGAAGGTGGACGGGAATCCCTACAGCCCCATGAACATGAACCCCCACCTTCCTTACACCATGAAGCCCCAAGACGCGGTGGTCTTCGACGGGCGGCTCTGTTCGAAGGGCCAGGCGGGGGTCCAGACACTCTATGACCCTTACCGGATTCGAAAGGTCCTGAAGCGGAAGCCCGGGAGCCGCAGGGGCGAAAACAAGTGGGTCACCATCGATTTCGACAAGGCCGTGGACGAGATCGTCAACGGCGGCGACCTCTTCGGGGAAGGCAAGGTGCCGGGTCTCAAGGACCTCTTCGCGGTCCGTGATCCGGCCGTCATGAAGGAGCTGAAGGCCGACGCCGCGGCGGTGGCCCGGGGTGACATGACGGCGGCGGACTTTCGCAAGAAGCACCGGGCCCGCCTGGATCTCCTCATCGACCCGGAGCATCCGGACCTCGGGCCCGTCAACAACCAGTTCGTCTTCCTGGCGGGTCGGATCGAGCACGGCCGGAAGGAGTTTTCCCAGAGGTGGCTGAAGAACGCCTTCGGTTCCGTCAACTGGTACGAGCACACCACCGTGTGTGAGCAGTCGCACCACATCGCCTACAACGAGATGACCTCCCGGTACAAGGGCGGCAAGTGGCACCCGGTGCTGAAGGAGTACCGCGAGGATTACGGCGGCGGCAAGCATCACATGAAGCCGGACGTGCCCAACTGCGAGTTCGTGATCTTCTTCGGCACGAGCCCCTTCGAGGCCAACTTCGGGCCCACCAACTGGACCTCTTACATCACCAACGCCCAGGCCAAGCGCAACTTCCGCTTCGCGGTGGTGGACTCCCGCCTGAGCAAGACCGCGGCCAAGGCCAACTACTGGGTGCCCGTGCGCCCCGGCGGCGACGCCCCTCTGGCCCTGGGCATGCTGCGGTGGATCATCGAAAACGGCCGCTACAACGAGGCCTACCTCCGGGCGGCCAACCGGGCCGCCGCCGCGGCCAACGGGGACACCACCTGGACCAATGCCACCCATCTCGTGCGGTTGTCCGGCGACGGGAAGCGGGGCGTCAAGCTCCTTCGAGGCGACGAGTGCAAGCTCTGCGGGGAGCACAGCTTCATGGTCAGCGTCGGCGGGCGGCTGCGGCCCTTCGATCCTTACGCCGAGAAGGGGGAGCCCCTGGTGGGGGACCTGTTCGCGGAAGGAGAGGTGAACGGGGTCCGGTACAAGACCGCCTTCGCCCTGCTCCGGGACCTGGTGATGGAACGCAGCCTCGAACAGTGGGCCGAGGCCGCGGGCGTACCGGTGAAGCAGGTGGTGGCCCTGGCCCGCGAGTTCACCTCCCACGGGCGCAGGGCGGTGGCCGACCTCTACCGCGGCCCCGTTCAGCACACCAACGGCTACTACAACGGGCAGGCCATCCTCACCCTGAACCTCATGGTGGGCAACGGGGACTGGAAGGGCGGCCTCATGGTGGGCGGCGGCCACTGGCACGAGGACGGGAGCAAGAAGGGACAGCCGTTCCCGGTGAAGAAGGGGCTTCACCCAGGCAAGGTGGGGTCCTTCGGGGTCACGCTGTCACGGGAGAAGTGGCACTACGAGGACACCACCCTGTTCCGGCGGCACGGGTACCCGGCCCGCCGGACGTGGTACCCCTACACCGGCAACGTCTACCAGGAGGTCATCCCCAGCGCGGCGGACGGTTACCCTTACCCGATCAAGGCCCTCTTCCTCCACAAGGGGACACCGGCCTTCTCCGTTCCCGGGGCCAACGCCACCATCGAGACCCTGCGGGATCCGAAGAAGATCCCCCTGGTGTTCGCAGATGACATCGTCATCGGCGAAACCAGCATGTACGCCGACTACATCTTTCCCGACACGGCCATCTGGGAGCGCTGGGGCCTCCCCCACCTCACGCCCGCCGTCCCCACCCGGGGGAGCAAGGTCCGCCAGCCCGCGGTGGCCCCCCTGGTGGAGACCTGCACGGTCTTCGGGGTCGAGCAGCCCATCTCCATGGAGGCCCTCATGCTGGCCATCGCCGAACGGCTGGGCCTGCCGGGCTACGGAAGGGACGGTTTCGGGCCCGGCCTCGACTTCCGGACCCGGGAGGACTTCTACCTCAAGATGGTGGCCAACATCGCCTACGGCGACAAGGGAGGCAAGGACAAGGTCCCCCCGGCCGGCACCGGGGAGATGGAAATCTTCCGCAAGGCCCGGCGGCATCTTGCCGGCACGGTCTTCGACGAGAAGCGCTGGAAGGCCGCAGTGGGAGGCGGCGAGGACCTCTGGCGGCGGGTGGTGTACGTGCTCAACCGGGGCGGCCGCTTCGAGGGGGCGGAAAAGGCCTACGAGGGCGCCCGGATGCACCACCGTTTCGCCAGCCAGTTCAACCTCTTCGTGGAACACGTCGCCCTGGGCCGCCACAGCATGACCGGCGAGAACTTCTCCGGCCTGCCCATCTTCGAGCCCGTTCGGGACGCGGCCGGGCGGGTGGTGACCACCGGTGACGACTACCCCTTCCAGCTCTTCACCTACAAGCTGATCCTCGGCGGCCAGTCCCGGACCATCAGCAACTACTGGACCATGGTGTCCGAGCAGGAACGCAACTACGTCCAGATGAACCGATCCGACGGCCGGCGGCTCGGCCTCCGTGACGGCGACTTGGTCCGCCTCGAGGGACCGAGCAACTCCAGGGGCCGCATCCCCCTCCTGGACAGCGAGTTCAAGGAGGTGGTGGGCGTGGTCCGGCTCGAGGAAGGGATCCGGCCGGGCACTGTGGTCGCCAGCTGGAGCTACGGCCATTGGGCCTACGGCTCCCGCGACGTCACGGTGGACGGTGCCCTGGTGAAGGGCGATCCCCGCCGCGGCGCCGGGCTGTGCCCGAACGCGGTCATGATGGTGGACCCGGCGGTCCGGAACATGTGCCTCTCCGACCCCATCGGCGGCAGCTGTTCCTTCTACGACTCGTGGGTCCGGGTGGTCAAGGTCTGA
- a CDS encoding rhodanese-like domain-containing protein: protein MPPVRSSLSRAEVPAPPWLIALLLFLSCLPAACREAGHPSGGGGGREATPGESGAGERTAARYAALVRAGDRAFRNGDFAGAAERFRSAIVIRPADDAAWSRYRLAVLAAAGDDYLTSVPEDRYRVTPAELEQALRGGGPGFFLLDVRDPEEFDKGHLKDAVNIPFRRVLRHLDLLPGKDAPILLVCHTQRRAIHVLVVLRELGFTRVYTLKGGYAAYLKWKRRGAGAAGGVMQPPAGRPGGGPAGDTSSGDAEEEDFGC, encoded by the coding sequence ATGCCACCGGTACGGTCTTCTCTCTCCAGGGCGGAGGTCCCCGCTCCTCCCTGGCTCATCGCACTCCTCCTCTTCTTGTCCTGCCTCCCCGCCGCGTGCAGGGAGGCAGGACACCCCTCCGGGGGCGGGGGCGGCCGAGAGGCCACGCCCGGGGAGAGCGGGGCGGGGGAAAGGACGGCGGCGCGCTACGCGGCCTTGGTCCGGGCCGGCGACCGGGCCTTCCGGAACGGGGACTTCGCCGGCGCCGCGGAGCGTTTCAGGTCGGCCATCGTGATCCGGCCCGCCGACGATGCGGCCTGGAGCCGCTACCGGCTGGCCGTCCTGGCGGCCGCCGGCGACGACTACCTCACCTCGGTACCGGAGGATCGCTACCGCGTGACGCCGGCGGAGCTGGAACAGGCGCTCCGGGGTGGCGGGCCGGGCTTTTTCCTGCTGGACGTCCGCGACCCCGAGGAATTCGACAAGGGACATCTCAAGGACGCGGTCAACATCCCCTTCCGCCGGGTCCTCAGGCACCTGGACTTGCTTCCCGGGAAGGACGCCCCGATCCTGCTCGTCTGCCATACCCAGCGCCGGGCCATCCACGTCCTGGTGGTCTTGCGGGAGCTCGGCTTCACCCGGGTCTATACCCTCAAGGGCGGCTACGCGGCCTATCTCAAGTGGAAACGCCGGGGTGCCGGGGCGGCGGGGGGGGTGATGCAGCCACCGGCCGGCCGTCCCGGGGGCGGGCCGGCGGGCGACACGTCCTCCGGCGACGCCGAGGAGGAAGACT